A stretch of Carnobacteriaceae bacterium zg-C25 DNA encodes these proteins:
- a CDS encoding single-stranded DNA-binding protein, whose product MNDVSIVGRFVKPIEVKDFGQEKCVINNVVAVGRRRKSEAGQNADFIPVTIWGKTARVVEKYCQKGNMIGLSGRLSSRQYDSSDGKHHFVVEMVVEDVHLVEGKRFLD is encoded by the coding sequence ATGAATGACGTATCTATTGTTGGCAGATTTGTAAAACCGATTGAGGTGAAAGATTTTGGACAAGAAAAGTGTGTCATTAATAATGTGGTAGCCGTTGGTCGTAGACGAAAAAGTGAAGCGGGACAAAATGCTGATTTTATACCCGTTACCATTTGGGGTAAAACGGCTAGAGTTGTTGAAAAATATTGTCAAAAAGGTAATATGATTGGCTTGTCCGGACGTCTGTCATCAAGACAATATGATTCTAGTGATGGTAAACACCACTTTGTTGTTGAAATGGTTGTTGAAGATGTTCATTTAGTTGAGGGTAAACGTTTTTTAGATTAA
- a CDS encoding lipoate--protein ligase family protein, whose translation MDTITNVLKRTPIVVFDESDRASEQLYQPFAWGDVFLRAVNKNPDSSILHIWPMENTLILGMLDRRLPYCDDAIKTVRTNGYRAIVRNVGGLAVVADEGILNFSFILPKRPDEKLSIQDAYIFMYDFICEMFSSYRKKIEHFTIEDSYCPGDFDLSINGKKFAGTAQRRFKDGVSISIYLSVCGNQQKRGELVRAFYQEGKKNEPTNYAFPDVNPSAMMNLEDLLGVKLTVDDVKTRLMETLKRFNDNVSSLDVTPELKKQYREFHDKMIERNRNA comes from the coding sequence GTGGACACCATCACTAATGTATTAAAACGCACACCCATTGTTGTTTTTGATGAAAGTGATAGAGCGAGTGAACAATTGTATCAGCCATTTGCGTGGGGAGATGTATTTTTAAGAGCAGTCAATAAAAACCCCGATTCATCCATTTTGCATATTTGGCCGATGGAAAATACGTTAATTTTAGGAATGTTAGATCGCCGATTACCGTATTGTGACGATGCCATTAAGACGGTACGAACAAACGGGTATCGTGCAATTGTGCGTAACGTGGGTGGTTTGGCGGTTGTTGCAGACGAGGGGATATTAAACTTTTCGTTTATTTTACCGAAACGACCAGATGAAAAATTATCAATTCAAGACGCGTACATCTTTATGTACGACTTTATTTGTGAAATGTTTTCGTCATATCGCAAAAAAATTGAACATTTTACGATTGAAGACTCTTATTGTCCCGGAGATTTTGATTTAAGTATCAATGGTAAAAAATTCGCAGGGACTGCTCAACGCCGTTTTAAAGATGGTGTGTCCATTTCGATTTATTTAAGCGTTTGTGGCAATCAACAAAAACGTGGTGAATTGGTGCGTGCCTTTTATCAAGAGGGTAAAAAGAACGAGCCAACAAATTACGCTTTCCCAGACGTGAACCCATCAGCCATGATGAACTTAGAAGATTTGTTAGGTGTAAAATTAACGGTTGACGATGTCAAAACACGTTTAATGGAGACGTTGAAACGATTTAATGACAATGTTTCATCACTTGATGTGACACCAGAGTTAAAAAAACAATATCGTGAATTTCATGATAAAATGATTGAGCGTAATCGTAATGCTTAA
- a CDS encoding hydroxymethylglutaryl-CoA synthase — MVQIGIEKITFYTPEYVLNMSTLAKARNIPVSKLTLGLGQEMMAVPPVYEDAVTMAANAANQLLSDEDKRAIDLILVGSESGVDNSKSIAVYVKELCGIHEHVRAVELKQACYGATMALQLAKSHIVDYPESKVLVIASDIAKYGLNSAGEPTQGAGAVAMLISANPKVAVLNRERTFLTRDIMDFWRPVYSPLAFADGKFSTQQYLEFFTDVFTRYLDTTNETLDDFAAICFHQPFTKLGLKALGNVLDQLDETENNRMRLLSAYHMSRLYNQMVGNIYTGSLYLSLISLLETSNSLRGGDKIGLFSYGSGAVGEFFTLTLCDTYKENLFTSVHKQMLENRQLLTIEQYEDIFSVSLPEDGQKMEVDAPSHIVVLSGVDQHIRQYRPKNEMMLNRLDA; from the coding sequence ATGGTACAAATCGGTATTGAAAAAATAACATTTTATACACCTGAATATGTGTTGAATATGTCAACGTTGGCAAAAGCAAGAAATATTCCGGTATCAAAATTAACACTTGGGTTAGGCCAAGAAATGATGGCTGTACCACCGGTGTACGAAGATGCTGTAACAATGGCGGCAAATGCAGCCAATCAACTATTAAGTGATGAAGATAAGCGCGCTATTGATTTGATTTTAGTCGGTAGCGAATCGGGTGTAGATAATTCAAAATCTATTGCTGTTTATGTTAAAGAATTGTGTGGTATACATGAGCACGTTCGTGCGGTTGAGTTGAAGCAAGCCTGCTACGGTGCGACAATGGCGTTGCAATTAGCTAAAAGTCATATTGTCGATTATCCTGAAAGTAAAGTGTTGGTCATTGCTAGTGATATTGCTAAATACGGGTTAAATAGTGCTGGTGAGCCAACGCAAGGTGCTGGTGCCGTAGCAATGTTAATTAGTGCCAATCCTAAAGTGGCTGTATTAAATCGTGAACGCACGTTCTTAACACGTGATATTATGGATTTTTGGCGTCCGGTTTATTCGCCGCTAGCTTTTGCGGACGGTAAATTTTCGACGCAACAATATCTTGAATTTTTTACAGATGTTTTTACACGTTACTTAGATACAACGAATGAAACGTTAGATGATTTTGCGGCAATTTGCTTCCATCAACCGTTTACTAAATTAGGTTTAAAAGCGTTAGGAAACGTTTTAGATCAATTAGATGAGACAGAAAATAATCGCATGCGCTTGTTATCCGCATATCACATGAGTCGCTTATATAACCAAATGGTTGGAAATATTTATACTGGCTCACTTTACTTGAGTTTGATTTCACTGTTAGAAACATCAAATAGTTTGCGTGGTGGAGATAAAATCGGATTGTTTAGTTACGGATCTGGCGCTGTGGGAGAGTTTTTTACATTGACGCTATGTGATACGTACAAAGAAAATCTGTTTACTTCCGTTCATAAGCAAATGCTTGAAAATCGTCAATTATTAACGATTGAACAATATGAAGACATTTTCAGTGTATCACTGCCAGAAGATGGACAAAAAATGGAAGTGGATGCTCCATCACATATTGTGGTGTTATCCGGTGTTGATCAGCACATTAGACAATATCGTCCTAAAAATGAAATGATGCTCAATCGGTTAGATGCTTAA
- a CDS encoding transporter substrate-binding domain-containing protein, producing MKKFKLLLSVATAFLLAACSTTPTKTQTTWQKIEAAGTIKVATPGTLYPTSYKNDQNALVGYEIDMMNEIAKRLNLKVEYTEIGVAEALTSVDSGKVDISINNFTPTKERAEKYNLSESYKYSIGGMIVRADDSSNITATDLSDWKGKKAGGGAGTTFMKITKKLGGEPVIYDNVTNDVYLRDVSTGRTDFVPNDYFTQVIAVKLITEKFPDIKVKMGNVKYNPSESVIIMSKTDTSLKEKIDGVIAQMKADGTLKAISEKYYAGQDLSKPLDNVEQYPVVDFSDVE from the coding sequence ATGAAAAAATTTAAGCTATTACTTTCTGTTGCAACGGCATTTTTACTTGCTGCTTGCTCAACAACACCAACAAAAACACAAACAACTTGGCAAAAAATTGAAGCTGCCGGAACGATTAAAGTAGCCACACCTGGAACGCTATATCCAACGTCTTACAAAAACGATCAAAACGCGTTGGTCGGTTACGAAATCGACATGATGAACGAAATCGCAAAACGATTGAACCTTAAAGTAGAATACACAGAAATCGGTGTTGCTGAAGCGTTAACATCAGTAGATAGCGGAAAAGTTGATATTTCAATTAACAATTTCACGCCAACAAAAGAACGTGCGGAAAAATATAATTTATCCGAATCTTACAAATATTCTATCGGTGGGATGATTGTTCGTGCGGACGATTCATCAAACATTACGGCTACCGATTTAAGCGACTGGAAAGGCAAAAAAGCTGGTGGTGGCGCAGGAACGACTTTTATGAAAATCACTAAAAAATTGGGTGGAGAGCCTGTTATTTACGACAACGTTACAAACGACGTTTACTTACGTGATGTTTCAACTGGTCGTACCGACTTTGTGCCAAATGATTACTTTACACAAGTGATTGCCGTAAAATTAATTACTGAAAAATTCCCAGACATTAAAGTTAAAATGGGGAACGTTAAATATAATCCATCAGAATCTGTTATCATTATGAGTAAAACGGATACATCATTAAAAGAAAAAATTGACGGTGTAATTGCTCAAATGAAAGCAGATGGGACATTAAAAGCCATTTCAGAAAAATACTACGCTGGACAAGATTTATCAAAACCATTAGACAATGTCGAACAATATCCAGTTGTTGATTTTTCTGACGTAGAATAA
- a CDS encoding arsenic metallochaperone ArsD family protein, producing the protein MMKIEVFDRIVTGYDDRHAQFEAERMQLILEGLGSLEQFETGYYVFGEDNFSQDVLSQIAEHGMDILPLTYIDGALHQQRDYLSNEEVMALTGIEFEIVDEHEHDHSHDHAHHHHDDLGGCSCGHHH; encoded by the coding sequence ATGATGAAAATAGAAGTATTTGATCGCATTGTAACGGGTTATGACGATCGTCACGCCCAATTTGAAGCGGAACGTATGCAATTGATTTTAGAAGGTTTAGGTAGTTTAGAACAGTTTGAAACGGGATATTATGTATTTGGAGAAGATAATTTTTCACAAGACGTTTTATCACAAATTGCTGAACATGGCATGGATATTTTACCGCTAACATATATTGATGGTGCATTACATCAACAACGAGACTATTTGAGTAATGAAGAAGTAATGGCGTTGACGGGTATTGAATTTGAAATTGTTGATGAACACGAACACGATCATTCGCACGATCATGCACACCATCATCACGATGATTTAGGAGGATGCAGTTGTGGACACCATCACTAA
- the gorA gene encoding glutathione-disulfide reductase, with product MQTFDYIVIGGGSGGIGSANRAALRGANVLVIEGNLLGGTCVNVGCVPKKIMWYGAQVAETLNLYAKDYGFDVPQTPLQFETLLKNRDAYVERSRAAYTRSFETNGVSVVEGYASFVDNHTVSVNGELYTAPHILIATGGKPSVPNVEGSEYGETSDDFFEWTTLPQSVLVVGAGYIAVELAGVLNRLGVTTHLAVRQDKPLRQFDDMLSDCLVEEFDKTGITFHTHATPQRVVKNDDGTLTFESTTGETIVVERIIWAIGRHVNVDALGLENTSVTLNEAGYIQTDDYQNTSAKGVYAVGDVTGRAALTPVAIAAGRRLSERLFNGQTDLKLDYSLIPTVIFSHPAIGTVGLSEKQAREQYGDDVKVYTSTFASMYTAVTSHRQLVKMKLVVVGKEEKVVGLHGIGYGLDEMVQGFAVAMKMGATKADFDNTLAIHPTGSEEFVTMR from the coding sequence ATGCAAACATTTGATTATATCGTTATTGGTGGTGGAAGTGGCGGTATTGGCTCGGCAAATCGTGCAGCACTTCGTGGTGCAAACGTATTGGTTATTGAAGGTAATTTATTAGGTGGTACATGTGTGAATGTCGGGTGTGTGCCGAAAAAAATTATGTGGTACGGTGCACAAGTGGCAGAAACATTAAACTTATATGCTAAAGATTATGGATTTGATGTCCCACAAACGCCGTTACAGTTTGAGACGTTATTAAAAAATCGTGATGCCTATGTTGAACGTTCACGTGCAGCGTATACGCGTAGTTTTGAAACTAATGGTGTTAGTGTTGTTGAAGGATACGCTAGCTTTGTTGACAATCATACGGTATCGGTAAATGGTGAACTGTATACTGCACCGCATATTTTAATTGCGACAGGTGGAAAGCCAAGTGTGCCTAACGTTGAAGGTAGTGAATATGGTGAAACGTCAGATGACTTTTTTGAATGGACAACATTACCGCAATCCGTTTTAGTGGTGGGTGCAGGGTATATTGCGGTGGAATTAGCCGGTGTTTTAAATCGTTTAGGCGTAACAACACATTTAGCGGTTCGACAAGATAAACCGCTTCGACAATTTGATGACATGTTGTCAGACTGTTTGGTAGAGGAATTTGATAAAACGGGCATTACATTTCACACGCACGCAACACCACAGCGTGTCGTTAAAAACGATGATGGAACATTGACGTTTGAAAGTACAACGGGTGAGACGATTGTTGTGGAACGCATTATTTGGGCAATCGGGCGCCATGTGAATGTGGACGCTCTAGGGTTAGAAAATACTTCGGTGACATTGAATGAAGCGGGATACATTCAAACGGATGACTATCAAAATACGAGTGCTAAAGGTGTTTACGCGGTGGGAGACGTTACGGGACGAGCAGCATTAACACCTGTTGCCATCGCGGCGGGTAGAAGATTGTCAGAACGATTATTTAATGGCCAAACCGATTTAAAATTGGATTACAGTTTAATACCAACCGTTATTTTTTCACATCCTGCAATTGGAACAGTTGGTTTGAGCGAAAAACAAGCGCGCGAACAATATGGAGATGACGTGAAAGTGTATACGTCAACGTTTGCGTCTATGTATACGGCTGTGACAAGTCATCGCCAATTAGTCAAAATGAAATTAGTTGTCGTTGGAAAAGAAGAAAAAGTCGTTGGGTTACACGGTATTGGCTATGGATTAGATGAAATGGTACAAGGTTTTGCAGTAGCTATGAAAATGGGAGCGACTAAAGCAGATTTTGATAATACGTTAGCGATTCATCCAACAGGATCAGAAGAATTTGTGACAATGCGCTAA
- a CDS encoding amino acid ABC transporter permease, whose amino-acid sequence MIKWEALFNLELAIYAIPRILQGLPYTLGLSLIGFILGTFFGFFIALMRQSRLRVLRYIAVTHISLMRGVPLMVLLFFIYFGLPFMGIQLDAISASIIAFTSMSSAYISEIIRSGLQAIDKGQWDAAYALGLSKTQTFKYIIIPQATRICVPPMTNVLLDIVKSTSLTAAITVPEILNQAKSIGGAKSDYMTVYFCVALIYWIICTTYALGQAKLEKKLAIY is encoded by the coding sequence ATGATTAAATGGGAAGCACTATTCAACCTTGAATTAGCCATCTATGCGATTCCACGCATTTTACAAGGTTTACCTTATACATTAGGGTTATCATTAATTGGCTTTATTTTAGGCACGTTTTTCGGATTCTTTATAGCGTTAATGCGCCAATCACGATTACGCGTGTTACGTTATATTGCCGTAACACACATTTCATTAATGCGTGGTGTGCCATTAATGGTTTTACTATTTTTCATTTATTTCGGTTTACCCTTTATGGGAATACAACTTGATGCCATTAGTGCATCCATTATTGCGTTTACAAGTATGTCTAGTGCATACATATCAGAAATTATTCGCTCTGGATTACAAGCCATTGACAAAGGACAATGGGATGCTGCATACGCTTTAGGATTGAGTAAAACACAAACCTTTAAATACATTATTATCCCCCAAGCAACACGCATTTGTGTGCCACCAATGACAAATGTTCTTTTAGACATCGTGAAAAGCACTTCGTTAACAGCGGCAATTACCGTTCCTGAAATTTTAAATCAAGCCAAATCCATCGGTGGTGCCAAATCAGATTACATGACGGTTTACTTTTGTGTAGCGCTCATCTATTGGATCATTTGTACAACGTACGCTTTAGGGCAAGCTAAATTAGAAAAGAAATTAGCCATTTATTAA